The proteins below are encoded in one region of Triticum aestivum cultivar Chinese Spring chromosome 1B, IWGSC CS RefSeq v2.1, whole genome shotgun sequence:
- the LOC123107194 gene encoding uncharacterized protein, which produces MDLHKEVSAAKLTDDLVVDILSRLNYKSFCRCKCAYKAWSAYSSDPDYRQKLPKPTGLLYQGHNKSAISLVSLSQDDGEVGGILAYVPHYEHLEFLDCYNGLILCKYRSSYTSPGICRFVVCNPATREWRILPDTHPGTEDPCCVTILAFDPSWSPQFYIFNFHLEHVLGLILGTSKLEIFSSESSTWLEDDTLDRDINISGRTHLFVNGMLYVTVGDEVLVFEGLEAMSDGIPPYHQTISLPPEASYLSTFTNGCFGKSSGILHYALPHENGCSIVVWTLDDFGHHSWTWTEMCHLSMTDAFGKDEFVQYDVGGDGGEDNWFWNCDYRIVDLDLERGPVFLHDQKANKLLSYNISTGKLNKIQDVCMWHQYYVYIPCYSELPAQEPSVD; this is translated from the coding sequence ATGGACCTTCACAAGGAAGTCAGTGCTGCTAAATTAACTGATGATCTAGTGGTTGATATCCTCTCCCGGTTGAATTACAAGTCTTTTTGCCGCTGCAAGTGTGCCTATAAGGCATGGTCTGCTTACTCCTCTGATCCAGACTACCGCCAGAAGCTGCCCAAACCCACTGGCCTTTTGTACCAAGGCCACAATAAGTCTGCTATCTCGCTTGTTAGCCTGTCCCAAGACGATGGAGAAGTCGGTGGAATTCTTGCTTACGTGCCACATTATGAGCATTTAGAATTTCTTGACTGCTACAATGGTCTTATCCTTTGTAAGTACAGGAGCAGCTATACTTCTCCAGGCATTTGCCGCTTTGTTGTGTGCAACCCAGCAACACGAGAGTGGAGAATACTTCCTGATACACATCCTGGGACAGAGGACCCTTGCTGTGTAACTATTTTGGCGTTTGATCCATCATGGTCACCACAGTTCTACATCTTCAATTTCCATCTGGAACATGTACTTGGTTTGATACTCGGTACCAGCAAACTTGAGATATTCTCTTCTGAAAGTTCCACATGGCTTGAGGATGATACCTTGGACCGAGATATAAATATTTCTGGGCGAACACACTTATTTGTTAATGGAATGTTGTATGTGACTGTTGGAGATGAAGTTTTGGTGTTCGAAGGCCTGGAGGCAATGAGTGATGGCATACCGCCCTATCATCAGACCATAAGTTTGCCGCCTGAAGCTTCATACCTGAGCACTTTTACCAATGGTTGCTTTGGCAAATCTTCAGGGATCTTACACTATGCATTGCCACATGAGAATGGTTGTTCAATTGTTGTTTGGACATTGGATGATTTTGGTCATCATTCATGGACTTGGACTGAGATGTGTCATCTTAGTATGACCGATGCATTTGGAAAGGATGAGTTTGTTCAGTACGACGTTGGTGGCGATGGTGGTGAGGATAATTGGTTTTGGAACTGCGATTATCGGATTGTCGACCTCGACTTGGAGAGAGGGCCTGTTTTCCTCCATGACCAGAAGGCAAATAAGCTTCTTTCATACAATATCAGCACGGGGAAACTCAACAAGATACAAGACGTCTGTATGTGGCATCAGTACTATGTCTATATACCATGCTACTCAGAGCTTCCAGCCCAAGAACCTTCGGTTGACTGA